The DNA region CTGCCGTTGACGGCCCATCCTCGGACCTCCAGTGAAAGGCTTCTAGTGGTAAGAGTCGAGCACAATTTGGTGTTTTCAAATTGCAGTTAACCTTCTACTTCAACTATTTATCTAGGAAGAACTTCAAAATCGTTATCGCTTCATCTAACTCCTTTAGCTTCAACGCTTTGGTCGAGTGGATGGACCGAAATTTGTGTACTACAATTTATGCTTccatgtttttacttttttgccATGTGACCatttatataagtttataatctTGATTGTAAAtctgaactgttttcatttaatatttataattttggcaaaaaaaaaaaaaaaaaaaaaaagattcgaaATGGTCAAGTGTGGTGTGACTGTGTCAGTCTTGCCAACGCCGTATAAAAAGGTCTCTCTAGGTAGTATAGTTTACTGATTCCTAAGGCAAGAGAATCGTCATTAGTTCATTTTAATTAAAGTAAGATTACGAATAGACAAAGACACCTTTTAATCAACAACGATAAAAGAGGCTCTCTCGAGTTTAGCTAAAcgttagttatatatatatataaaaaaaacattttttctgaCCCTGTAAAATAGCATTATTatattaaaccaacaaaaagaagatataggtatcatactatcatctaagaaaataaatcgGGCACGATAATATGGTCGGTGTTGGTTAGGTTGGGTCGACGTTTCGctgaagcttcttctctctatacAATTTTTGTCTAACctataaaaaaagtttgtacTTAAAACATGCACGGCCATGTCAAAAGAGATCTAAACATcattacattattataaaactgGTAAGTAAGAGAAAGTGAAAGTACATATACAATACAGTACCTAGAAATAGAATCATCACCCACCAGCCCTCAAAGACGACACTGACATTTGCTCTTCAcgataaatttaattatacatcTTTACTTTCACGTATCCCACTTGCTTAAATTAATCCACATTTAattcttattatatactttaaaataattaaataagttaTTTCAACCACTATAAATACGAATATATTACActatcactctctctctcactctctctgtttgtgttatttttgttggcaattaaaaatattaatctcttcttcttcttcttgttccttaataaataaatctcttaaaaaaataaaagaaacaacaagcGCAGTCGAGCAAACGAGTAAATagcagaggagaagagaaggcGCAGAGTAGCATTGACATGCGAAATGTGCCTCTCAGTTTTGTGTTCTTCTTATCCTAcgccttctcctcctcctcctctttcaaTCTCTCCACCGTGAAGGTCATGAAGGCGAAGaaggttcttcttctctgatttgttCGTATCGtaccttctttcttcttctttcttcttcttctgcattcTCGCCATGCATTGGATTACGAGATTCTCCGCCGTCTTCTCCGCCGCATTAGCCATGATTCTCCTCTCCCCTTCGCTCCGATCCTTTTCCCCTGCCGCAGCTATCCGATCCTCGTCGCATCCCGATTCCGGCGAATTCATATCCCGACatcactcctcctcctccttcagaGAATCCCCGATTTTTCGTAACGCCGACCAATGCAGATCTTCCGGCGAAGATTCCGGCGTCTGTAACCCTAATCTCGTCCACGTGGCCATCACTCTCGACATCGATTACCTCCGCGGCTCAATCGCCGCAGTCAATTCAATCCTCCAACACTCGATGTGTCCTCAGAGCgtcttcttccacttcctcgTCTCCTCCTCCGAGATTCAAACCCTAGAATCTCTCATCCGCTCCACTTTTCCCAAATTGAACAATCTCAAGATTTACTATTTTGCCCCTGAGACCGTACAGTCATTGATCTCGTCCTCCGTGAGGCAGGCCCTAGAGCAACCGCTCAATTACGCCAGAAACTACTTGGCGGATCTGCTCGAGCCTTGCGTCAAGCGGGTCATCTACTTGGATTCGGATCTCATCGTCGTCGATGACATTGTGAAGCTTTGGAAAACGAGTCTAGGCCCGAGAACTATCGGAGCTCCGGAGTATTGTCACGCCAATTTCACTAAATACTTCACAGGAGGTTTCTGGTCTGATCAGAGGTTTAACGGGACGTTCAAAGGTAGGAACCCTTGTTACTTCAATACTGGTGTCATGGTGATTGATCTGAAGAAGTGGAGACGATTTAAGTACACGAAACGGATTGAGAGATGGATGGAGGTTCAGAAGATGGAGAGGATCTATGAGCTTGGCTCTCTTCCTccgtttcttttggtttttgctgGTCACGTTGCTCCGATTTCACATCGGTGGAATCAACATGGGCTCGGTGGTGATAATGTTAGAGGTAGCTGCCGTGATTTGCATTCCGGTCCTGTGAGTTTGCTTCATTGGTCAGGTAGTGGTAAGCCATGGCTAAGGCTTGACTCCAAGCTTCCATGTCCTTTAGACACATTGTGGGCACCTTATGATTTGTATAAACACTCCCATTGACGCCCAATCTCGATTTCCCCCCAGTTTTCGCATTCACAGGTAAACTATCTACGcaaaactttgtttaattgcagtgttcattttgtttattgtgtgtgtttgttgttcATCAATGGTTGATGAAGTTGAACTATAAGTTAAGAATCTTCACTGTAATTTTGCTTATTGTCTGTGTTTGTTCATCAATGGTTGAAGTTGAACTAtaagtttcatatttttgttgtggGGTTGGCGTTTTTACTCGTTCTAGCATATGTGAAGTTTTGACAATTTCTGGCTTAGCTTTTTCTTTGGCACTCATAGCGTTTACATAAACAGAAAGATGGAAGCTTTATAGTAAATACTCCGGTTGTTGTCCAATTGGTGGAGATTGTAATAGTGGGGAGTTGGGTTAGTGGTAGGGCACATTTCTTGGTCCTTACAGGAGGACCTGATGCATTGTGGAACACCATGAGCACACTGATCCAGTGATtgtttaatctttattttttggtagtTTCGTAGTGCTTTTTTAGCTTGTAAAGGTCAGAGATTTGCACATATGGACTTAATTGAGCAACTCTAAAGGATCTCGAATCTTTACCTAGTTTCTGTATGCACATAAGCCACTTCTTGGGTACTGTTTTGTTTCAAAGAATCTGATGTATTATCATCAGCTTTTGTAACAAGTGTAAATCTGTAACTTGTTGCTTGCATATGCTGATTCCTTCTAATAGCATTGTTCAGAATCACAAATCTCATCTGAAgttgggttttgtttgttttaatcaGCCAAGAAATGAGGACTAAACCGAAGATTAGCTGAGTTTCATTTGGTGGTCCAGAAGATTGGTTTTCAACTGGAAACAATTATGTTGAAAACCTTGCCGGAACAGCACTATAGTAGTAGTTTTGCTTCAGAGAGTTCAACAAGAGTGGAGATACGATTTTTAGAAGAGTGAACTTCTTTATAAGAGTACTGTACGAATATGTTCTTGTgggaagaagaaataaaataaaaatatagttagGGTTATTCAAACAGGTAACAACTTAAAgcgtttttgttgttttattattgattttatacAAAGCAGGTAGGTTTGTTATCGAATCTTAAACGCCAGAGACTCAAAGATGGAGGAGCGTATCTATCTGCCGAGGAACAAGTCCGCAATCGTTTTGGGCAAAATATATGTAAGTTTTCAGATTGTTGTTACTTGTAGTAGTCGGTTTTGAGGGCTAAACCGAGGATTACCACCGACTGTGAATAAGTAAGAAAGAGTCTCTTTATACTTGAGAAAAATCGTAATTATAATAGAGTATCTGATTACAAACATGAAGCCTAGAAAGAAGAACTTTCATGCCTTGTACCACAAACAAAGATTAACCTAAAGAATCAAGGGAATTGAAACTGCATATAGTCTTGCTTCCCTGAAGGAGGGTTGATATAAACCCAAAGCAAAGACACAATAATCGACAACAAACCTGACCACACAAACACTATCGTCGGAACTCTGCCTCTTCTTCCCATCAATCCTTTAGCAAACGGATACAGATGACAAAGCACCCAGAAGCTGAAGAACACTCCTCCAACAAGCTTGCTCCATTGCGGGAATGGGCTGTACAGAGTCCTCGCCATCCCCACCGCTATCGCAATCATGTTCACCATCATGATCGTCAATGGAGGAACCATCAGAAAGCTCCATTTCACAACATACAGATCTGCAAACTCGTCGTCTCCATCTTCTGGTGTAGCTGACTTGGAAGTCAAGGTAAAAGAGACATCGACTCCTGCAATCACCTTGAGAAGCCCCTGAAGAACAGCTGCAGGGTGTGCACTTGTGCCTCCTATAACCCAGAACTGCTCGTTTCTCCACCATTCGTGGAGAGTTATGCCTGACCATTTGATCTCAAGGAGTGATAACATACAGAGCGTGAGTGTTATCGCGAGGAGGAAGATCAAGAACGTTATGTCTAGTGATTGCACTATGAATTGACCCGAGAAGAGCGAAACTGCAGGGAGAATGCAGTAGACGATGAGGAACAGCGATGTGAATGGATACATTCCGACATTGAAGTAAGCCACTCTCTGCAAGAACTTCATCCTTCTTGTTGCGAAAATAGCGTTGTTCCTTGAGAAAAAGATCTCAACAGATCCTGTTGCCCATCTCAGAAC from Camelina sativa cultivar DH55 chromosome 3, Cs, whole genome shotgun sequence includes:
- the LOC104760044 gene encoding probable galacturonosyltransferase-like 5; this encodes MHWITRFSAVFSAALAMILLSPSLRSFSPAAAIRSSSHPDSGEFISRHHSSSSFRESPIFRNADQCRSSGEDSGVCNPNLVHVAITLDIDYLRGSIAAVNSILQHSMCPQSVFFHFLVSSSEIQTLESLIRSTFPKLNNLKIYYFAPETVQSLISSSVRQALEQPLNYARNYLADLLEPCVKRVIYLDSDLIVVDDIVKLWKTSLGPRTIGAPEYCHANFTKYFTGGFWSDQRFNGTFKGRNPCYFNTGVMVIDLKKWRRFKYTKRIERWMEVQKMERIYELGSLPPFLLVFAGHVAPISHRWNQHGLGGDNVRGSCRDLHSGPVSLLHWSGSGKPWLRLDSKLPCPLDTLWAPYDLYKHSH